In Chrysemys picta bellii isolate R12L10 chromosome 22, ASM1138683v2, whole genome shotgun sequence, the genomic stretch CGAGCGGGGCGGGAAGCAGGGCCCCGTTTGCAAGTCGGAGCGCGGGGAGCCCTGCACCCCGCAGTGCAGAGACCCCAGGGCTACCAGGAGACGGGCTCAGACCTGTGACCAGGGCTACAGAGATTTCCCCGCTTCGCAATCCAACATCCCGTCCTGCGCCCCGGTCCGAGAGGCGAGGGCTCTGGCACTGCCACTGGGGCCCGGGAGCCGACTCCTTGCCCGACCACCTCCTCCCGGCTGCTAGCGAAGGCACTGAGTGAAAGTCCCCTGCAGAAATGGGCCGCCAGGGCACTGGAGGCTCTACGGCGCCCGCAGCTGGCCGAGGCTGGTATAAACGTCCTCAGCTTCGCTCAGCTCTTCGAAGATGGGGATGAGGTTGAGCAGCTCTGTGTCCGCCATGTCATCAAACCAAGACTGGACGGGGACCTGCAGGGGGGCAAGGACGGGAGGGGAGGGTCAGCAGGAGCCCCACAGAGAAGTCAAGGCAGGCTGGGCCCAGATCCTCGACGGAGCACGGCTTGTCTCCGCTCCGCTTAGCCACCCCCAGGAGCTCAGCCGTGGCCCGGGGCGCTCACCGCGTTCTCCGGGTGGAAGATGTAGGAAGCCGGCGAGTTGTCCAGGATGAGTGTCTTGTGCAGGTCCCGGCCCAGGCGGCTCAGGTCCTTGACGTAGCAGCCCTGGTGGAAGACGCAGGACTCCCGGAAGAGCCGCGCCCGGAACACCCCGCACTTGTCCAGAAGGTCCGTCACCGGGTCGGCATACTGGCAAGAGCAAGAGAGCGGCGTGTTGCTTAGAGCGGGCTCCGCCGGCACGTGACCGGAGCGGCTCGGTTCCCCGCCgtcccccgcagcccagcgccagGGCTAGCAGGAGCGGCTCGGCTTGCTCAGAAGATATCCCCCTCCCGCCTTGGCTAGGCCACggccaggcagcagcacagagaacCTCTCCCAACCACGTCCCCTCTGCCCGGAGCAGGCTGGCAGAGTGCGGagcaccccactccccccaggTTTCCCTCACCTTGGCCAGGCTGGCAGTGAAGAGGACACACTCAAACAGCTCGCCCATCCGCCTCAGGAATTCGTCCACAAAAGGTCTCTTGAGCACATAGACCTAAGGAGGTGAGGGGCCgtcagcagggggcaggagagacTCCGGGGTGAGGGGAACACAGCCCCCGGGGGACGATGCTCGGGTTCCCTGCTTCTGCTGGCAAGTGGGGGGGAGGCAGCATTGGCCTGGGGCTTTATTCTCAAGCAGATGGAGCCTGGTGCCTAGCGCCACCTGCCCAAGCTGCCCCTTGGGAGCCAGCTGGAGGGGCACGGAGGGGCTGCCCCGTGCTCGTCGCTGCAGCCAGCGTGGGGCTTCAGCCGGGTCCCAtcaccgctcccctccccccgccacgcccGGCGCCGAACCAGCCCCGTCGAGTCCATCTTCCTCCGGCGCCAGCAGCCGCCTCCTGAAACAAGTAATCAAGAATAGGCCGTGCTGCCTGGTAACAGCCTATCCTGGATTACTTGAACCGGGCTACGGCCTCCGCAGATCCTCCGCGGCCCCAGGGAATGGGCCCGCCTCGCACACAGGGCAGGACGGGCCCAGCTCCTGGAACAGATCCTGGTCACAGCGCCACCCACCCATCAGAGGGACTCGCTTACCTGGTGCAAGGTCCCTCTATCTCCACAGGCACTATGAAGTCAGCATTGTTGATTGGCTGAGGGGGGAAAAGGGATCTGTTAGCACAAGAGCAGAGGGGGTTCCCCATCTCGGCAGCCCCAGGGGCAACAGGAAACCAGACTGAGAGCACGCATGCCGGGGTGTCTCCGCACGCATCTGGCTCTGCTCTGGGGGAGATGGCGTCGGAGAATTTTGCTTTAGCAGGCGAGGAGCCTCCAGGACCTGCTCCAACCCCCAGCTGCTCTGCTGTCCAGCCAACGGGGCTCAGCAGATCCCAACCTCCacagctgccccagcccctccaagAACATCTCATGCCTCGTTTCCAGCCCCCGGCGCGTCACCCGTTTATCGGGCATTCACGGGATCTGGGATTAAGTATTCTCCGTGGCCAGCAGTGGCTCAGAACCCAGCTCCTGAGAGCCAGACCCGCCTGTTCCTGCCCCCGCACCGTCTCTTCCCACCAGCCGCCTCCCTGCGCCacccctccaccctgccccctgagcaAGCACGTGGGGTCACCTTAAAGGAGCTGTGCACCAACGTCTCATCCAGATCGATCACCACGCAGATCCTGCCCTGGTCCCGCTGAGTCACCTCGGGGAGCAGGCACGTCCCGGGAATCTGCAAGCAGATACACGCCCAGCTGTCAGAGGGATTCGGGGAGCAGCCCTGGCCCACATGCAGTTCACAGGTTGAGTTGCCCCTCCCCAAAGCGAGACCCCTCCATGGAGATCAGGGCCAGTGGAACTAAccagcagaccccccccccgcccccacac encodes the following:
- the CTDSP2 gene encoding LOW QUALITY PROTEIN: carboxy-terminal domain RNA polymerase II polypeptide A small phosphatase 2 (The sequence of the model RefSeq protein was modified relative to this genomic sequence to represent the inferred CDS: inserted 1 base in 1 codon), whose amino-acid sequence is MESGSIITQVQREEALVLAKQGLVSKSSPKKPRGRNIFKALFCCLRTQNVGQSGCGGEHALHKEEPSTIAKSDLLQCLQYQFYQIPGTCLLPEVTQRDQGRICVVIDLDETLVHSSFKPINNADFIVPVEIEGXLHQVYVLKRPFVDEFLRRMGELFECVLFTASLAKYADPVTDLLDKCGVFRARLFRESCVFHQGCYVKDLSRLGRDLHKTLILDNSPASYIFHPENAVPVQSWFDDMADTELLNLIPIFEELSEAEDVYTSLGQLRAP